One Arachis hypogaea cultivar Tifrunner chromosome 18, arahy.Tifrunner.gnm2.J5K5, whole genome shotgun sequence genomic window, GTGTTTAGTGTCAATATGTGCGTGTTAGATCCTTAATATATAACTTGTAACGTGAAAGATCGTGATGGGTTTGGATTTTGGAACAACATTTATGTAATtgttatgtttgtgtcttatgttTTAGCATTTTTAGCCAATCAATAGAGAACATCCAAGTTTATTAGTTTGccatatttctttttcttttccagcGCATAATGTTAATATTTTCGCGGCTTGCTGTCTTTTAGCTTAAAGGGTTGAAAATGCTTCGTGGTTTTATGTTTCCGCCAAAGCACATTTTGAATAATTAGCTCCATTTTGCGTATTATGGTATTTGAATTAGAAAATTCACATATTCTCGAGAAAAAAGTTTGACTCAACACCTGAAAGCTATCTGATGCAAAAGGATTATCAAACTAATATATAATGGAAAATTTATACAAGCCTCTAACATCCCACGATCATCTAGTGTCTTTAGCTGGTTCAACGAAAATAATCCTTCCTGCAATTATCTGCACCATGAAGAAATTTGACACGAATTAGGGCAATTAATTAAAATCATGTATATAGCAAAAAAGTATAACAAAGTTAAAGTAAAAATAGAACTACTTTGGAGTTAAACCTAAATGTTGTATTGATGTCTAATGTACATTCAGTGCGGCATTTAATCAAACAGTGTGGGTGCAAAGTGATATACACAAGATGAATTGGTTAAGATTTGAAGAGGGAATGAATTACCCGGCCATTCATGGCTTTGATAGCCTTGAGTGCTTCGTTTTCAGATTGGTAGGAAACAAAACCAAATCCTTTGGTCCTTCCAGTTCTGGAATCCATCACCAGATTCACTGCAACATCACATTAGATGAGACTGGTAGAGAAAAATGGCGAGCAAGAGAGTAGAGGACACACACCTTCGGTAACTTGTCCGAAAGGAGAAAACAAGTTCTTCAACTGGTCTTTGGTAGTGTAAAACGATAATCCTGCGAAATCAAATATGTTCAAAGCTTTGTTTATTAAGATTACCATAGGAAATTGGGTGAAAGAGAGAAGAAACCAAACTGCTCACGAACAACTTCGTCCCTATTCTTTGAGCCATCTCTACTTTTCAGTTTCCAGTGCTTCCAAGTTTGCCACAAAAATGAATACTATTTTCGGGTTTCCACCGTATTTTTGGCTCGACAAGTTAAGAATAGATTCTATATGAGAAAGTCATAAATGCGTAAGTGTTAGTATTACGATTAACTAGTAAAAAACACTGGAAGGTATCTAGTGTTTAATctaatcatttattattttttctctcttatttattttttggtctcacttaaagaaccaaaagtaaaaaaTCACACTATATCTtgtcaattgttaaaaaaattggaaagGATCCATTTTTATTAACTAGTATGTGCTCTTAGGATGACACATAATAAATTTAATGTtagtgaaaaattttaatttttttaataaatataaaacaagtacatatttaaattttttatatttctaataaaaaactttttaatttataatcttaatatgTGTACAAGACaaataaatccaaaaaaataatagCAAGTATAATTTCTGTGTTCTAAAAAGAAGAggtagttatttatttttgtccAATTCTTCGTATGCTTCAAGTGAAAGAAAAGTAATTGGTCTTAAACTAGACTAGGTCCTTGTCTGGGCAAAGAATGTTTCCTACGTTTGACCTCACTCATCTACTCATTTTTGTATCCATTTCTCTCAGTTATGTGGTTTAGATTCAAGGTTGTTGTGAATGaataaaaatcagaaaaaaaaaaaaaaaactcaatctcATAAATCAATAAACATATTCCTTTTAATCAATGTTTAATCACAGAATTAATCTAAACTGTAAATGGTGGCTACAACTGCCACACTATCTTCAACTCAAATAATCGTTGAatttattatcaatttatcatcatGTGATTTAATATGGTTCTCCATAACAATTATTTAGGaaatattagtaaataaaaaattcaacaataatgaATTACTAAAATAATGAAAGGCATTGACAGTTAATTAACGGTTCTAGCCTCTATGACTAAGAAATATGCAAAGCTAGCTGGCAATGTCAAGGCACAGAAAAAAACTCCCAGTCATCAAACGCCACATGTACCCAACAACTTTAGGgttgaattctttttcttttttatccttttttaataatttgactATTTCCGAGCTAAACGGAGTATATAGACAGCCTTTGATGTTTAATGGAATTATTTCAATTTGGTAACATTCGCtgctttattatttctttttggcTTTGCTGTATTGAATGTGCTTGCTGttaccaaataataataataataataattgatttttGGTATGGTATGCTAGCATGCGCACCTAATAAGGCATATATACAACAAGTGCGCACTTTAGCCAACCACCATAGTCGGGGTAGCTTCCAACTTGAAGGTTGTAAATAATAAACTCCAGGTTGTTACTTCGCTTCTGGTCAATCACAATtttttcttagattttattttattttattatcgtgtaaaatattttcattttcattttttaaaaacatCAAAATAACTAAGCAGTgtccctttttaatttttatctctaaATCTGGGCGCTGCGGTCCTTCAGAGTTTTGAACTTTGGAGATCCCCTTTTCTATcctgatttcttcttcttctcacttcGGATCTGGTATCTTCCTCTCTCTTGCATTTCGTTTTATTATTCTTTGAGTTGAGGAATTTACGTGAAAACTAATTCATATGCAGAAAGGGATTCCAGACATAATTTGGTGGATTGATTGAAAGAGTTGATGGCTGCTCCACCGGCAAGGGCTCGTGCCGATTACGATTACCTCATAAAGCTTCTCTTGATCGGCGACAGTGGTATGTGCATCCTCTTCCGCCGTTTTCATCTCTCGTTTTTTCTCGGAAATGCCTTCGAAATGTTCGTTTTAATTTTTCCTAGACAATTACACAACATAACGTTATGATCCCGTTTTAACTAAAATGTCGCTAATTTCTTTCTGTAATTATTAGACTAGGCTTTGTTTTTGGATTTTGTGGTAAAAATGTATGTACTTTTCAGTTTTCAACTTGGTTTAATCTTTCCATGATCTAGTGTTCGAGCTTTTGAATCATTGGTTATGTTAGTATGATGCAGATTCCTTCTGACTTATCCTGATAATGTTGTGCGATTTCTTCTTGCTATATTAGTATTAGAGTAAAAGCAGTCTTAAATAAAGAATATCTGCAATATCAAGTTAGTTCTCCAAAGGTTTTTGATATCAAATTCATCTCTCAATGTTAATTTTTGCTGTTAAAAGTGATTAGTTAATAGGGAGGACCAAGGACCAAATTCATGTAAGGGTTTTTTTAGAGGACTGGTTTTTTATGTCCAATTCAAGTATTTACTCTTATAAATTAAGCTTCTCAAACATTGGGGTTTTAAATTTAAACACACCACTTGTCAAATTAGGTCTCAAGTGATATGGATGCTTTTGGTAGACGCGTTTTCTTGCATAATCTCTGAATAAATGGCCTTTTTCTGTGCTTTTGATATAACCCAAGATAGATGTCGTAGTTCCTTTAATGATAACCCTATGTTATTAAGTTGTTAACGTTCTCTATAGGAAGAATAGAGTATTGCAGTAGACTTAAAACAGAAGAATTATTGTGAAACTGCAGGAGG contains:
- the LOC112771236 gene encoding organelle RRM domain-containing protein 6, chloroplastic, which codes for MAQRIGTKLFVSRLSFYTTKDQLKNLFSPFGQVTEVNLVMDSRTGRTKGFGFVSYQSENEALKAIKAMNGRIIAGRIIFVEPAKDTR